From Desulfuromonas sp.:
AGATAATGATGATAGGCTTCGGAATGGACATCATCGATCAGTTCGTGATGAAAGGTCGGAGCCAGACCGAAACGGCTTTCGGCCCAGCCCTTGAGGACGGCGCCTTCGCGTGAATTCGACTCGAACATCCAGCCGCGAAGAAAGCGGAGATAACTGTTTTTCAGGCTTTTACGACTGCTGTTGGTGACTTCATTTTCCCACTGGTGAAGCTGGAAAGTGACATCCATGTAATCATGAAACTGAAGGCCGCGCATTTCGCGGGTTTCCAGCCGGTCGAGGCGATCAAACAGAAGCCGGTTGGATTGCCGAACACCCTGAATTTCAAGCGGCTTGGGATTTCGGTTGAAATAGTGTGAGGCGATCACCCAGGGCGGAAGGTTGCAGAGGTTGAGTGACGCCGAGTGCATCAGATCAACTCTCCGTCAACAAAATCGCTTCGGCAACTTCTTTCATCGATTTACGCTTGTCCATCGCAATCTTCTGCATCTTGCGATAGGCCTCGGGTTCGCTCATTCCCTTTTCCATGAGCAGACCTTTCGCCTTGTCGACAAGCTTGCGGGTTTCGAGAGCCTCCTTGAGCTTGGCGTTCTCCTCAAGCAGGTTGCTCATTTCGATGAAACGATGAATCGCCAGTTCGACGGCGACCTTGAGCTGATCGGCGTTGAACGGTTTGAGAATATAGTTGCTGACGCCAGCGTCACGAGCCCGCTCGATTGTTTCCGGCTCGGTCGAACCGGTGAGCAGAACGATCGGTGCCGCAATTTCTTTGCCTATTTTTTCAGCAGCGGTGATTCCATCCATGACCGGCATTGCAACATCAAATACCATTAACAACGGTTTTTCCGTCGGCGCCAGCTCAACCGCCTGGGCTCCGTTTTCGGCCTCGACAATCCGGTCAAAGCCGTAATCAGCAAGGGTTTCGGCGACCTGCCGACGGATCAGGGGCTCATCATCAGCAATCAGTGCAGTCTTCATTTTTGCTTCTCCTCAATTGAGTGCGGAAACAAAAAGATACTGCATCGAATGTGCCATCCGGTTCTCGAGGGTACAAAACGGAGCGGGACTCGACTGGAAATGGGTCAGGATTTAAGAGCGGCTGCCGCGTCCTGAATTGTCTCGGAGAGGGTCGGATGCGGATGGATCGCCTTGCGCAGGTCCTCGCCGACCGCGGCGAGCTCGAGAGCGACGACACCCTCGGCGATCAACTCGCCGGCGCCGGGGCCAACCATCGCCATGCCGAGCAGACGATCCGACTCGGGATCGATAATCAACTTGGTCATCCCGTCTTCACGACCGAGGCTGAGCGTCCGGCCGTTGCCACGCCATGGCAGCTTGGCTGTTTTGACTTTTATCCCCTGCTCTTTTGCCGCGGTTTCGGTGAGTCCACACCAGGCGATTTCAGGATCGGTAAAAACAACCGCCGGGATCGCCCGGGGATCGAACAGAGACTTTTCACCGGCGGCGGCGTCAACGGCGACCACCGCCTCGGCATAGGCCTTATGGGCCAGCATCGGTTCGCCGGCGAGGTCGCCAATGGCGAAGATGTGATCCTCGGCGGTCCGCTGTTGCCCGTCAACTTCAACGAAACCGTTATCGGTAAGTTTGATGCCGGTATTTTCGAGACCGATATTTCCACTGTTCGGCTTGCGCCCGATGGCGACCAGAACCTTGTCGTACAACTTGCGCTGAGGTTCCCCCTTCTTCCCTTCCAGGGTCACCATCACACCGTTCTTCTGGACGTTCATATCGCTCACCCGGGTACCGGTCATGATCGCAGCAAAACGCTTATCGAGCCGGCGTTTCAACTGCGACACCAGATCGCGATCGCAGCCGGGAAGAAGCCCGTCGGTCATTTCGACGACCGAAACCTCGCTGCCGAGAGCCGCGTACACCGACCCGAGCTCCAATCCGATATAACCGCCACCGACCACCAGCAGCGACCCGGGAACATCCTTGAGCTCAATAGCGCCGGTCGAATCAAGAATCATCCCGCTCTCTTCATCAACTCCGGGCAGGGCAATCGGCCGCGAGCCGGTCGCCAGGATCGCCCGGTCAAAACGGACCTCCTGTTTTCCGCCATCGATCGTTTTCACTAACACGGAATTTGCATCCTGAAATCTGGCAAACCCGCGGATATGGTTGATCTTGAGTTTTCCTGACTTCTGGCCGAGCGCCGTCGTCAGTTTTTCGATGATGTCATTTTTCCAGCTGCGGACCTTGTCGAGATCGATTTCAGGTGGCTGGAAGGTCAGACCGATTTTTTCCGACTCACCGGATTCATTAATCAGCGCGGCCACATGCAGCAAAGCCTTGGATGGAATGCAACCACGGTATAAACAAACCCCGCCAGGGTCGGCTTCGGGATCTATCAGGGTCACGTTCATACCGAGTTGCGCGGCGTGAAAAGCAGCCGTGTAGCCGCCCGGTCCGGCACCAATGACGACAAGGTCGGTTTTTTCAGCATCAGTACTCATATAAATTATTCCTTTATCACAAACCTGATTTTCAACGGAGAGTCGGAGAGATGGAGAGAATAGGGAGAATGGTGATCCCAGAAATAAAACTCTCCCTCTCTCCGCCTCCCCGTTAAATCGATTTTGAATTTAGATGCAAACAGAAGTCGAGCCTATCCCTTCATCACCAGCTGCAACGGGTACTCGACGGCCTGGCAGATCCACTGCATGAAGCGGGCGCCATCGGCGCCGTCGATGACCCGGTGATCGTAGGTCAAGGTCATCGGTAAAATCATCTCCGGCACGAAATCCTGGCCGTTCCAGACCGGCTCGTGACGACCGCGGGCGACTCCGAGGATCGCAACCTGTGGCGGAAAGACGATCGGCGTGAACAGGTCGCGGCCGATCCCTCCAAGATTACTGATTGTAAAGCAGCCCCCTTCCATCTCCTCCGGCTTGAGCTTGCGCTCGCGGGCCCGCGCCGCCAGATCGTTCAATTCAATGGCAATCGTCTCGATATCCTTCTTGTCGGCGTCACGCAAGACCGGAACCAGCAGACCGGCGGGAGTGTCGACAGCGACACCGATATGGACATACTCCTTGAGTATCAACTGATTATTGGCACTGTCTAGACTGCTGTTAAACTGCGGGAAATGACGCAGGGCGGCAGCGCAGATCTTGACCAGAACCGCGGTCATGGTCAACTTCGATTGTCCATCGGCATGACTGTTAAACTCTTTGCGAAACTCTTCGAATGAACTGATCCGGGCATGCCCGGTCTGGGCAACCATCGGAATGTTCGCCCAGGCCGCAGCCATGGTCTCGGCGGTGAGCCGCCGGACATTGGAGAGTGTCTCGGTCTTGACTTTCCCCCAGCGGCTGAAATCGGGGAGGCTGACCGCAGATGGGGCGGGAGCACCCGAGGCAAGCGACTTCATGGTCTTTCGAACATAGCGCCGGATATCAGCCTGGCTGATCCGCCCGCCGGGGCCGCTCCCCTCTACCCGGTAAATATCAACGCCGAGTTCACGCGCCTTGCGCCGCACCGACGGTGCCGCCGGAGCGACCTGGTCACCCCGTCTTGCTGTTTTCAGATCAACCTCTTCGTCATTTTTTTCGGGTAATGCCTCTTCGGCCCGGGCGCTTTCCATCGCCGGCCGCTCTGCAGATGCCTTTCCGTCTTCCTCGGGGACCGGTTCTTTCTTTTCCGATTTCCCTTTCTGTTGCGGCTCCTCTTCTTTTCCTGTTTTCTCTTCCTCAGACTCGTCCGTTTCTCCGGACTCCGGTTCTGCCACCGGTGCGGTCTCTTCTTCTGTTGCGGGATCATCTTTCTCTTCCGCGTCAATTTCGTCACTGCCGCCGGCGTCACCTTCAATCAGCATAATGACCGCACCGATCGAAACAGTTTCACCCTCTTCGACCTTGATGTCAGTGACCTTGCCGGCATGAGTCGACGGAATTTCGACCACGGCCTTGTCGGTTTCCAGCTCGAGAAGGGTCTGCTCTTCCTCGACCGTGTCACCAACCGCCACGGCGATGGCCGCGACGATACCTTCTTTGACACCTTCGGAGACCTCCGGAACCTTTATTTCATGTGCCATTTCAAATCCTCAATCCGTATGGGGGTTCAGTTTATCGGAATTTATTTTCAGCTTTTTGATGGCGGCTGCAACTTTTTTACGACTGAGTTCACCGGCCTCGGCCAGTTGCAGCAATGCTGCAGCCACGATATAGCGCGCATCGACTTCAAAGAAGTCGCGCAGTAACTCCCGCGAGTCGCTGCGGCCGAACCCGTCGGTCCCGAGGCAATGTAACGGTCCGGGAATCCACTTGGCGATCGCGGCCGGCAGAACCTTCATGTAATCGGAGGCGGCGACGAAAACGCCTTCTTCTCCCGACAGTTGACTACTGACATACGGCTTTTTCGGCTGCTTGTCCGGATTGAGAAGATTCCAGCGTTCACACTCGATAGCATCCTGGTAGAGCTCCTTGTAGCTGGTAACACTCCAGACATCGGCAGCGATCTGGAATTCTTCCCCGAGAATCTCCTGGGCCTTGATCACCTCGTTAAGGATCGAACCACTCCCCATCAGATGAACCTTGCCGTTATCTTTCTTGCGCCCGCTCGAATTGTACTTGTAAAGGCCGCGGATAATCCCTTCGCGGATATCGGCCTTCTCCGGCATCGGCGGCATCAGGTAGGTTTCGTTCATCGCCGTGATGTAATAGATCAGGTCTTCCTGGTGACAGTACATCCGGGTCAGGCCGTCATGAACGATCACCGCAAGTTCATAGGCGAAGGCCGGGTCGTAGGCCTTGACCTTGGTCGGTGTCAGGGCCAGAACATGGCTGTGGCCATCCTGATGCTGCAAGCCTTCCCCGGCCAGGGTCGTCCGTCCGGAGGTCGCGCCGATCAGAAAACCGCGGGCCCGGCTGTCGCAGGCCTGCCAGATCAGATCTCCAACCCGCTGGAACCCGAACATCGAGTAAAAAGTATAAAAGGGAATGGTCTGGACACCGTTGTTGGAATAGGCCGTTCCGGCGGCGATAAAGCTGGCCATCGACCCGGCCTCGCTCAAGCCCTCTTCAAGAATCGCCCCTGATTTTTTCTCGTTGTAGTAGAGCAGGCTCCCCTTGTCGATCGGCTCGTAGAGCTGGCCGACGTGGCTGTAGATACCGGCCTGGCGAAAGAGTGATTCCATGCCGAAGGTTCGCGCCTCGTCCGGTACGATCGGCACGATCAGCTTGCCAAGCTCCTTGTCGCGCAGCAGCTTCGCCAGCATGTGGACCAGGACCATGGTCGTCGATAACGGGCGCTCTCCCGAACCATCAAAATACTCCTTGATCAGCTCTTCGGTCTGACAGGCCATCGGTTTGCTGCCATCGAACCGCTGCGGCAGATGACCACCGAGAGCAGAGCGCCGTTCCCGCAGATACTGCATCTCGGGGCTGTCCTCAGCCGGCCGGTAAAAAGGTGCTTCGGCGATTTGATCATCACTGACCGGAATATTGAAGCGGGTCCGGAATTCTTTCAACTCGTCTTCATTGAGCTTCTTCTGGGCATGGGTGATATTCTTGCCCTCACCCGCCTCACCAAGTCCGTAGCCCTTGATGGTGTGGGCCAGAATGACGGTCGGTGAGCCTTTGTGTTCAATCGCCGCCTTATAAGCGGCGTAAACTTTCTCCGGATCGTGACCGCCGCGGCTCAGGGCCCCGAGCTGATCATCAGAATAACCCTTCACCATCTCTTCGAGCTCCGGATACTTCCCGAAGAAGTCCTTGCGGACGACGTCACCGCTCGCCCTGGTGAAGCGTTGCATCTCACCGTCGACCATTTCGTCCATCCGCTGGACCAGTCGACCATGGACGTCATCTTCGAGCAGGCGGTCCCAGTCGCCACCCCAGATAACCTTGATCACGTTCCAGCCGGCACCACGAAAGGCGGCCTCAAGCTCCTGGATAATTTTACCGTTGCCCCGTACCGGACCATCAAGGCGTTGCAGGTTACAGTTGATAACGAAGATCAGGTTGTCAAGCTGCTCGCGCGCCGCCAGGGTAATCGCCCCGAGCGATTCCGGCTCGTCCATCTCGCCGTCACCGAGCATCACCCAGATCTTGCGGCCGCTCGACTTGCGCAGGCCACGATCCACCAGGTAATGATTGAACCGGGCCTGATAGATAGCGGTAATCGCGGAAAGGCCCATCGAAACCGTCGGAAACTCCCAGAAATTCGGCATCAAGAAAGGATGTGGATATGAGGAGAGTCCACCGGCCGGGTTCAGCTCATTGCGAAAATTCTCAAGGTCCTGCTCCGACAGCCGTCCTTCGAAAAAAGCCCGGGCATAAACGCCCGGTGAGGCATGCCCCTGAAAATAGACCATGTCACCGAGAAAGTCGTCGGTCCGGCCACGCCAGAAATGATTGAAGCCGACTTCCCAGAGGCTCGCGGTCGACGCATAGGTGGAGATATGCCCGCCGATGCCTTCAACATCACGATTGGCCCGGACCACCATCGCCATCGCGTTCCAGCGAATGATCGACTTGATCCGCCGCTCAATCTCACGATCACCCGGGTAGACCGGTTGGCGATTGCGGGGTATGGTGTTGATATAGGGGGTATTGGCGGTAAAAGGCAGACTCACTCCCTGCTCCTGGGCCCGCACCTGCAGGAGACGTAAAAGCTGGAGCGCCCGCTCCTCGCCATGTTCCCTGATGACGTAGTCTATCGATTCTCGCCATTCGTTATTCTCGATAGCGTACAACTCTTTTAATTTTTCAGGATTCTTGCTCGACATCTGTTCGCTTCCTTGTGAAAGTCATCGGCCTGAGTGGCCTGTTTGGAAAATCAGTATAAGTTGAATTAAATTGTAGGTGGTTCAGGTCGGAATGCAAGGCGGGGATCTTTTACAAACGGAAAAATAGTATCCGGAGGCGGCACAAAAAATCAATCCAGACCCGGCAGGGTGACTGTGACCCGGGTGAAATCGCCCTGATCACTTTCAATATCGATCCGGCCATTGTGCTGCTGGATAATATTGAAACAGACATGCAGACCGAGTCCGGTCCCCTCCCCGGCCGGCTTGGTGGTCACGAAGGGATTCATGACCTTGTTGATCATATCTGCCGGAATTCCGATGCCTCGGTCGTAAACGGTCAGGCGGACAAGCGAACCATCTGCGCCTGAAACCCGCTCCAGAACGATCCGCAATATCTTGTCAACATGGTGATTTTCGGGATATTTTTTATTCAGAGCATAACGGGCATTACTGATCAGGTTCATCAGCACCTGTTCAAGATTCTGGAAGTTTCCGTTAACCCGGGGGATCTGTTCATCGATACTGACATCAAGATCGATCCCTTCCGCCTCGAGCCGAACCTTGAACAGATTGAGGGTTTCACTGACAATCCCAACCATATCGACCGGCTCAGTCTTGTCCGAACCCTGATGAGCATAGTTGAGCAGACTGTAAACGATTGAAGAGATTCGTTTCCCTTCCTTGATTATTCTCCCGAGCAGTTCGTCCCCCTCGGTGTCGCCGCCGTAACGATTCTTGTAGAGTTGGGTATAGTTGATTACGCCGCTGATCGGGTTGTTGATTTCATGGGCAACCCCGGCCGCAAGTTCACCGAGAGAGGCCATTTGCGACAGGTTAATGGTGCGTAAATCTTCCGCTTTTTTTTGCGTGACATCGAACAGGGAGATGGTCGCTCCGGAAATATTGCCACGCCGGATGATCGGATGAAGTCGGCACTCACCGATAAAATATGTCCCGTCGGCGCGCCACAGCAATACCTCATCGATCTTGATTGATCTTCCACTATCCAGCATCCGGGTTAAGATGTAGTCCGAATCATCGACCGGCGAACCATCCTCGGCTGTGTGCTGAATCGCTTCGTGCACATTGCGGCCGACGATCATCTCTTCGCTGGCAAAACCAAACAACTCGAGCCCGGACCGGTTGCAGAAGGTACAGATACCATTGGCATCGACACTGAGAAACGGGTCATCAACCGAATCCATGAAATTCTGTACACTGGCCGACACCAGGTTATGTTCCTCACTTTTCCGCCGCTCATAATAAACGGCGAGGGAGAACAGGACCAGAACAAAAGCGAGGCCGCTGACCGTCATGATTCCATGGTAATAAATGGTGCTCGATTTGAGATCATCAATCGCTTCCCGACTCAGGCTCAGCAGGTAATAGGAATTGATCGACCCGACTTTCCAGTCGGCATGACAACGGGAACAGTAGTTTGTTGTTTCAACCGGGAAAAAGTAGGTCGTGCGCCCGTCACGACTGATGATTTTCTGCTGCTGCAGGCCGATGATTCCGCGTTCCATTTTTCCGACGAGGCTCTCATTCGAGGAGTAGCGGATCATCCCTTTGGTGTCGATCAATGAGAACTCATGTACGTCATCAAACGTTCCGACCTCCTGCAGATGATTGGTGAAGACTTTCATGTTCCCCTTTTTCAGGGAATCGTAGGTCGACAGGAAAATAACATCGCGCAGGTTCTCCATGTACCTTTCGAGAGACTGCCGCGTTTCCAGAGAATGGAGAGAATTGTAAAGGATGACGATAATCAGAACAAAAACAAAGATGCCGGTCACAACATTGAAATAGGTCGCCGTCTCGGATTTCCAGAAATCGCGCAGTTTCATCGATCAGCGGCTCCTGGTTTTCTTTTTCAGCTGCGACCAGGGGATATCCTCGACTTCCGAGGGCTCGAGATATAGATCATCCTTGAACGGCCAGTACGGGCTCATGCAGCCGATGCAAGGCGTGTTGCTGTCGATACAGACACTGGTCCGGTTGTTCCAGCGCCGCACCGGGCAGTCGCTCGGGGTCAGCGGTCCACGGCACCCCTTTTTAAGCAGGCAATCATTTTTGTCCTTGGCAAAATCCTCGACGAAAAGGTCTTGGCTAAAGTGCTGATAACGATTGCAGCGATTGTGCAGGATTTCTCCGAAATACTCTTTCGGAAAATTCGTCTTTTCCTTCAGCGGCGGCAGCTTGCCGGTGGCGGTGATGTATGCGAGGCTGCCCATCAAATGATCCGGGTGGACCGGACACCCCGGCAGCTGCAGATGCGGAATATCGATCTCCCTTTTTTCGAGATAGGATTTGACCGAAAGCGCTCCGGTCAAATTTCCATTCGAGGCCGGAATTCCGCCGTGGCTGGCACATGATCCCGAGCTGATGACCAGGCGGGCTTCTTTGGCGTAGTCGGCCAGAACGTCGTAGACCGGCGTCGTGCCGAGGTAACAGGCCTCCTTCGGCCGAGTCGGAATACTCCCTTCGACAACGAGGATAAAATCGCCGCGCGCGACAATCCCCTTCAAGGTGTCGAGGTAATCATCGCCCTGACTGAAAGAGAGCGCCGGGTGCAGGTCGAGACCACCGATCTGGGCGAGAAAATCAACAAAATCGAAGTCATTACCGTACATCATCGAGGTCGTACAGCCCATGCAATTCTGGGCATGAATGAAGGCAATCGGTGGCGGATCCTCTACCAGGCGAATGAACCCCTCGGCCAGGGACCGGGTCAGCAGCGTGCTACCGCACATCAGCAGCGAAATGTCCCGGCATTTTTTCAGAAACTGGCGGCGTGTCAGCATCGTATCCTCAATGTATGGCACAGGCCAGGCAGGGGTCGAAGCTGCGGACGATCCGGCCGACCTCAATCGCATCCCGGCCGGTCTTGTTCCGGACTTCAGTTCCGACCAGGGCCTCTTCGACCGGTCCACGCACCTTCTTGACCGTCGGCCCGAAATTCCAGGCGGAGGGCACCTGTAACCGGTACCGGGTCACCTTGCCTTTCTCTGTCGAAATTTCATGATTCAGCGCGCCCCGCGCAGCAATCGACATTCCCCGTCCCTCTCCGGTCGGAGTCAACAGCATGTCAGGCGATTGAATCGTTGCTTCGCCGGCGCGGTATTGCGGCAGTAATTCCTGCAAATAGGAACAGATCTTCTCAGCTTCAACAGCCCGCGCCAGGATGCGCATCATAACCGACGACTCGGTTCCGCCCTGACCGAATTTTTTGACCAGCTTGCGGAATGCCCGGTCCTTACCAACCACCAGTCGGGCCAGCGGGCCGACCTCCATCGGAAGGCCGTCATAATGCATCGCCTTGACCCACGAATAGGCGCCCGGCTTGTCCTGCTGCGGACTGCCGGCCGGATCGAAATAAGAAGCCTCGGCAACCTCGGCGATGCGGCCGAAATCGACCTTTTCCGTTTTCTGTCCGGACCTCATGATTCCGGCTGTAAAAAGAGGC
This genomic window contains:
- a CDS encoding N-acyl homoserine lactonase, with translation MHSASLNLCNLPPWVIASHYFNRNPKPLEIQGVRQSNRLLFDRLDRLETREMRGLQFHDYMDVTFQLHQWENEVTNSSRKSLKNSYLRFLRGWMFESNSREGAVLKGWAESRFGLAPTFHHELIDDVHSEAYHHYL
- a CDS encoding response regulator, coding for MKTALIADDEPLIRRQVAETLADYGFDRIVEAENGAQAVELAPTEKPLLMVFDVAMPVMDGITAAEKIGKEIAAPIVLLTGSTEPETIERARDAGVSNYILKPFNADQLKVAVELAIHRFIEMSNLLEENAKLKEALETRKLVDKAKGLLMEKGMSEPEAYRKMQKIAMDKRKSMKEVAEAILLTES
- the lpdA gene encoding dihydrolipoyl dehydrogenase, with protein sequence MSTDAEKTDLVVIGAGPGGYTAAFHAAQLGMNVTLIDPEADPGGVCLYRGCIPSKALLHVAALINESGESEKIGLTFQPPEIDLDKVRSWKNDIIEKLTTALGQKSGKLKINHIRGFARFQDANSVLVKTIDGGKQEVRFDRAILATGSRPIALPGVDEESGMILDSTGAIELKDVPGSLLVVGGGYIGLELGSVYAALGSEVSVVEMTDGLLPGCDRDLVSQLKRRLDKRFAAIMTGTRVSDMNVQKNGVMVTLEGKKGEPQRKLYDKVLVAIGRKPNSGNIGLENTGIKLTDNGFVEVDGQQRTAEDHIFAIGDLAGEPMLAHKAYAEAVVAVDAAAGEKSLFDPRAIPAVVFTDPEIAWCGLTETAAKEQGIKVKTAKLPWRGNGRTLSLGREDGMTKLIIDPESDRLLGMAMVGPGAGELIAEGVVALELAAVGEDLRKAIHPHPTLSETIQDAAAALKS
- a CDS encoding branched-chain alpha-keto acid dehydrogenase subunit E2, which produces MAHEIKVPEVSEGVKEGIVAAIAVAVGDTVEEEQTLLELETDKAVVEIPSTHAGKVTDIKVEEGETVSIGAVIMLIEGDAGGSDEIDAEEKDDPATEEETAPVAEPESGETDESEEEKTGKEEEPQQKGKSEKKEPVPEEDGKASAERPAMESARAEEALPEKNDEEVDLKTARRGDQVAPAAPSVRRKARELGVDIYRVEGSGPGGRISQADIRRYVRKTMKSLASGAPAPSAVSLPDFSRWGKVKTETLSNVRRLTAETMAAAWANIPMVAQTGHARISSFEEFRKEFNSHADGQSKLTMTAVLVKICAAALRHFPQFNSSLDSANNQLILKEYVHIGVAVDTPAGLLVPVLRDADKKDIETIAIELNDLAARARERKLKPEEMEGGCFTISNLGGIGRDLFTPIVFPPQVAILGVARGRHEPVWNGQDFVPEMILPMTLTYDHRVIDGADGARFMQWICQAVEYPLQLVMKG
- the aceE gene encoding pyruvate dehydrogenase (acetyl-transferring), homodimeric type, whose protein sequence is MSSKNPEKLKELYAIENNEWRESIDYVIREHGEERALQLLRLLQVRAQEQGVSLPFTANTPYINTIPRNRQPVYPGDREIERRIKSIIRWNAMAMVVRANRDVEGIGGHISTYASTASLWEVGFNHFWRGRTDDFLGDMVYFQGHASPGVYARAFFEGRLSEQDLENFRNELNPAGGLSSYPHPFLMPNFWEFPTVSMGLSAITAIYQARFNHYLVDRGLRKSSGRKIWVMLGDGEMDEPESLGAITLAAREQLDNLIFVINCNLQRLDGPVRGNGKIIQELEAAFRGAGWNVIKVIWGGDWDRLLEDDVHGRLVQRMDEMVDGEMQRFTRASGDVVRKDFFGKYPELEEMVKGYSDDQLGALSRGGHDPEKVYAAYKAAIEHKGSPTVILAHTIKGYGLGEAGEGKNITHAQKKLNEDELKEFRTRFNIPVSDDQIAEAPFYRPAEDSPEMQYLRERRSALGGHLPQRFDGSKPMACQTEELIKEYFDGSGERPLSTTMVLVHMLAKLLRDKELGKLIVPIVPDEARTFGMESLFRQAGIYSHVGQLYEPIDKGSLLYYNEKKSGAILEEGLSEAGSMASFIAAGTAYSNNGVQTIPFYTFYSMFGFQRVGDLIWQACDSRARGFLIGATSGRTTLAGEGLQHQDGHSHVLALTPTKVKAYDPAFAYELAVIVHDGLTRMYCHQEDLIYYITAMNETYLMPPMPEKADIREGIIRGLYKYNSSGRKKDNGKVHLMGSGSILNEVIKAQEILGEEFQIAADVWSVTSYKELYQDAIECERWNLLNPDKQPKKPYVSSQLSGEEGVFVAASDYMKVLPAAIAKWIPGPLHCLGTDGFGRSDSRELLRDFFEVDARYIVAAALLQLAEAGELSRKKVAAAIKKLKINSDKLNPHTD
- a CDS encoding hyaluronate lyase; translated protein: MLTRRQFLKKCRDISLLMCGSTLLTRSLAEGFIRLVEDPPPIAFIHAQNCMGCTTSMMYGNDFDFVDFLAQIGGLDLHPALSFSQGDDYLDTLKGIVARGDFILVVEGSIPTRPKEACYLGTTPVYDVLADYAKEARLVISSGSCASHGGIPASNGNLTGALSVKSYLEKREIDIPHLQLPGCPVHPDHLMGSLAYITATGKLPPLKEKTNFPKEYFGEILHNRCNRYQHFSQDLFVEDFAKDKNDCLLKKGCRGPLTPSDCPVRRWNNRTSVCIDSNTPCIGCMSPYWPFKDDLYLEPSEVEDIPWSQLKKKTRSR